Genomic DNA from Garra rufa unplaced genomic scaffold, GarRuf1.0 hap1_unplaced_935, whole genome shotgun sequence:
TGTTGTAAGTATTGTCATTTTTTGGTCAACTATTCCTTTGATGCAAGACAATTAGACATTCCAAATTAACATGAGACTTAAATGCTGGTGTTTATTTCTTCATACACACAAAAGCCATTGGACGATCACAGTAGTAGTTATTCCAGTTTTTCGTGGCTGTAGCAAAAAGGAACAAAAATAAATGCTATTGTTACAATATAAGTAATCTAATGAAATGTAATGCTTGTTTAGATAATACAACCAGTTCTGTTCTATTAGTTCTAAACATTTCACAAACATTAGGTGTAGTTAAAATGCAGTTCTACATCTGGCTATTTGACATTTGGTTATTTGAATTGAGATTACTACGGTTCTATAAGACCGTATAAAAACAATGGTCATAATATTTCATGAACATTAAAAACACTTACAGTCAAAATTCATCCCAATACAGTTCTCATTTGGATTATCAGGTTGTCCAGGAGCCCATATATGTAGGTTCATTTTGGACCCATCACTCCAGAGCCATGTACCCTTCTGTGTACAGAACACCAGAaaagacactcagtttccatcaCACACCTTCATGGCATTAtttcatatttgtatatatatatatatatatatatatatatatatatatatatataaattgcacAGGTACACAATAAGACAGCATTAATGTTTATGcatctaaaacatttttgttttctcttgAAACTGCCCAGTAGATCTAACATGACAAATGTATCAGCTGCATCctaatctttttttaatattatgataTAATTCAAAACAAGTACaatttacaaaagaaaaaaaagatgctgaacaaatgtattaaaataaaatacaattaattaatttaaaacaaacatacagaaaCAGCGTCATTTCCTCCTATCCAGGCCTCAGTAAATTTATGATTTTGCGATTTAATCAGGTTCTGTATGAAGGCATACTCCCTATAGGAATGTACAGAGGCAAGGTTCCCATTGTAGCGTAAACAGATTTTCTAAGGAGAGTAGGATATAAAAACTATTGTTAGCTAATTGAAAATGTCAAGTCTTCATGATGAAGGAATCTATATGATGAGATGGCATCTCATACCTCTGCATTAATCCAGGAAAGCTTGGCGTTAAAAACGCGTATACATCTACAATCATGTGCAGTCCATCCATAGTTACAGATTGCTATAAGAAAGTTTTGTTAGTATTATTGCTGATTCAAACCTTTTGTATTTTCATTAAACTGATATCAGATTGATacgtacacacacacattctGTCTGTCTTTGTGTCTAGGGTCGTAGCAGGGGTTTGCGTGGCCTCTGTGCAGTTTGTACCCATTGTCCCTGTTTCAAATAGtgtaaataacacacacacacacaaaataaataaatacattagaaCAAACACACAAATTTAACAATGTCTAAGTTTTTTCAAGTTTGTAAGTGTCCAGATACAGAGACCgaataatcaaatgtaaaacAGAATTGCACAGTCTTCACTGTATACATTTAAAATAGAtaaatttttgttaaaatgtcAAAGTAATTCAGTAAAGAGCAGAGGTTTCTTGGAATAACAAAAAGACACTGACAGCAGCTAATAATTTAGGCATGGTCCATTTAAGAGACAGTACATCCAATTTAATGATACACATCCAATTTCCTACTCAACTGTTTACATTCACTTAAGACAACCGTTTTTTCAAGAGTGCTCACCAAGATGGCTATTTCAACATCATATTTTATGCATTGTGTCAGTTCGAAAGCAGGAAGAGGCAAATCTCAATTTGGTGTTCAGTGTGGGTACTGAAGTAAGCTTTTCTAAATTTGTATGTTTAAACTGGCGAGATGTTTTTGTTCGCTTAGGCGCAGGAAGACACAGTGGAGAGATTGGTTTGGCTCTGTTCACGGACATGGGCCCCTATAATCATCATCCACTTCCCCCCCCACTAGCGACGGCCCTGCTTCTGTCACTGCAACTAGACAGAACAAATGTAACACACTAAAAGACAGCATCAATATCTCACCATTGCACGTGTCATTAAGAGGTGCTGCCTctgaaatgataaaataaaagaaaaagtatatatttaaagaatttaaatCATCACATGACAATTTTATGTCTGAGCCCAATCTGACAGTCAATGAGATTTGAGCTTAactttgtttataaaataaaactagaCAAAATACACTTCACAACAATTACCTGAAGCATCCAGAacaaacagaagaaagaaaaacagacaaaGAGGCTGGACTGCCATTGTTACTGAAATCCACCAGTACTACTGCACACCTGCCAAAACATGAAGACACAgaacaaaataaatttaattataaatgaataataaagtttttatttattatgaacCTGTTCTCTCACCTTTGTGGAACAGAGTGAAATTTAGTTTTGAAAGGCTGAAAAATATCACCCTTTATGAAGTCTCTCACGTCCAAGTACTCTACAGGTCTCAGCAGAacaacaaatgcttgtctttaATACCAGATTATGATTTCTCTACTTTTATTTGGTTCATACACAGAGGAGACTGCTATCTGATTGGCTCCTATCTCCAAAACCCACTACAAATCCTAATCTTATCTCTAAACCCACGCTGGAAAAGCAGGGGAGTTATGTTGAGAAATTTGATTTCGGCACCACACTTTACATAACCTAAAAGTAATGAAAACATTTACTTGACTTGGTTGTTCTATTACACTGTGTCAATAATGACTCTCTAGTGTTATGGATGTTGTCATTTTTGACATTTAATGTGGTTACAGTCACTATATATTTATAAGCATTATTCATGGCTATAACAGGAATGGAAAGGGGTTTTGACTGTAATTATTAGGGCTGCacttgactaaagatttttctggccaactacactgtaaaaagttttcaccagattcaacttaaaaacctaagtttagcagctgccttaagtttttaagttaaatcagcttaaaactacaagtcattttaacttattacaataaaaatgtgttGATATAACTCTGTATATATaagtttaagttgatttaacttacaatcttaaggcagctgctaaacttaagtttttaagttgaaacttgtgaaaactttttacagtgtagtagtcattcattttaagcattagtcgactaatctCACGTTAAATCATAATAATTGCATACAAagcctaataagtgctcaagCACACACATAACGCTTGCCACAGCACAACTAGACAACACAACTAGacaacacaacacacacaacTTTTTCACACATTTACAAGATATATAACTGCATAGtaagttataaaaataaattagtaaGTCATTATTGCTTGCTCTTTCCTCATTACTCACCCCACACCAATTGTGAAAATCTGACCCTGTCTGGACtaaccatacactcttaaaaataaaggtgctttaaaagattcttcaagtgatgccatagaagaaccaattttagtttca
This window encodes:
- the LOC141317407 gene encoding galactose-specific lectin nattectin-like — its product is MAVQPLCLFFFLLFVLDASEAAPLNDTCNGTMGTNCTEATQTPATTLDTKTDRMCVSICNYGWTAHDCRCIRVFNAKLSWINAEKICLRYNGNLASVHSYREYAFIQNLIKSQNHKFTEAWIGGNDAVSKGTWLWSDGSKMNLHIWAPGQPDNPNENCIGMNFDSTKNWNNYYCDRPMAFVCMKK